In the genome of Rubripirellula tenax, one region contains:
- a CDS encoding sulfatase family protein — protein sequence MNPTKIASLLFGIVTLCTAWQTVSAESRQPDRPNILFAIADDASFPHMGAYGTEWTKTPAFDRVAREGLLFNRCYTPNAKCAPSRSCILTGRNSWQLEAAANHWCTFPPKFKSFVEAFADHKYHTGMTGKGWGPGVALTDDGKPRQMTGKKYGKRRQKPPAGGISSTDYAANFVDFLDDVDSTKPFFFWYGGFEPHRAYEYASGTTKAGKSIDDIKHVPDFWPDNDVTRTDMLDYAMEIEHFDTHLGRMIDELQRRGELENTLIVVTSDNGMPFPRVKGNEYEMSNHLPLAIMWPTGIVSPGRQINDLVSFIDFGPTFFDVASIDWSTSGMSPTSGRSMLGLLKNKADKPHRDFVLIGKERHDIGRPMDAGYPIRGIIKDSFLLIKNYEPSRWPSGNPETGYLNTDGSPTKTEILAALREGRDHDRHWQEDFGKRPPIEMYNVETDPDCVKNLASVERYDREREEMMVTMTDALRDENDPRVLGNGDVFEQYESADEKNKGFYEAYMKDPASVKAGWVKGSDFQE from the coding sequence GTGAATCCGACCAAGATCGCTAGTCTCCTTTTCGGCATCGTGACGCTTTGCACAGCGTGGCAAACGGTGTCCGCCGAATCACGCCAGCCCGACCGACCGAACATACTGTTCGCGATCGCCGACGACGCATCGTTCCCCCACATGGGCGCCTACGGTACCGAGTGGACCAAGACGCCCGCCTTCGACCGTGTTGCTCGCGAGGGTCTGTTGTTCAATCGCTGCTATACGCCCAACGCGAAGTGCGCGCCGTCACGAAGTTGCATCCTGACCGGCCGCAACTCCTGGCAACTCGAAGCCGCCGCAAACCACTGGTGTACCTTTCCGCCAAAATTCAAATCGTTCGTGGAAGCGTTCGCTGACCACAAGTATCACACGGGCATGACCGGAAAAGGCTGGGGCCCTGGCGTTGCCTTGACCGACGACGGAAAGCCTCGCCAAATGACGGGAAAGAAATACGGCAAGCGACGTCAAAAACCTCCTGCCGGTGGTATTTCGTCAACGGACTACGCCGCGAACTTTGTCGACTTTTTGGATGACGTCGATTCAACGAAACCGTTCTTCTTTTGGTACGGAGGCTTTGAACCGCATCGCGCCTATGAATACGCCAGCGGAACCACGAAGGCGGGGAAGTCGATCGACGACATCAAACACGTCCCCGATTTCTGGCCCGACAACGATGTCACACGCACCGACATGCTGGACTATGCGATGGAGATCGAACATTTCGACACGCACTTGGGGCGCATGATTGACGAACTGCAGCGCCGCGGCGAGTTGGAAAACACTCTGATCGTTGTTACCAGTGACAACGGAATGCCATTTCCCCGAGTGAAGGGAAATGAGTACGAAATGAGCAACCACTTGCCACTTGCCATTATGTGGCCCACCGGCATCGTCTCACCCGGACGCCAAATCAACGACTTGGTTTCTTTCATCGACTTTGGACCGACGTTTTTTGATGTCGCGAGCATCGATTGGTCCACCAGCGGAATGTCGCCGACGTCCGGTAGGTCGATGCTGGGGTTACTGAAAAACAAAGCCGACAAACCTCATCGCGATTTCGTTTTGATCGGGAAAGAGCGGCACGACATCGGCCGTCCGATGGATGCCGGCTACCCGATCCGAGGAATCATCAAAGATTCGTTCCTGTTGATCAAGAACTACGAACCGTCGCGATGGCCGTCGGGCAACCCCGAAACGGGATACCTCAATACGGACGGTAGTCCTACAAAGACGGAGATCCTCGCAGCGCTGCGCGAAGGTCGCGATCACGATCGCCACTGGCAAGAAGACTTTGGCAAACGGCCGCCGATCGAAATGTACAACGTCGAAACCGATCCCGACTGTGTCAAAAACTTGGCCTCGGTGGAACGCTACGACCGCGAGCGAGAGGAAATGATGGTGACGATGACCGACGCACTGCGCGACGAAAACGATCCTCGCGTGCTTGGCAACGGCGACGTGTTTGAACAGTACGAATCGGCGGACGAAAAAAACAAAGGCTTTTACGAAGCGTACATGAAAGACCCCGCCAGCGTAAAAGCGGGCTGGGTCAAAGGTTCAGACTTTCAGGAATAG
- a CDS encoding Hsp70 family protein, which produces MTSRFTVGIDLGTTNSVIAYAPIPDSSSVKKQYSAPELRLLPIPQLVGPGQIEARNSLPSFLYLPRDGEIESLKTPLVQDPSQGVAGHYARQQSAENPQRVVVAAKSWLCNGRTGSTEAVLPWQSPDEVTKVSASDCTQRFLSHLVAAWHDAHPDAPIADQQVVLTVPASFDPAARELTRQAAVAAGLPADFVLLEEPQAAVYHWLADHAVDWRKQMSAGDVLLVVDVGGGTTDLTLVSVEQSDGDLNLRRLAVGNHLLLGGDNMDLALAHHVATKLQTEGHDLDPWQSVSLWHACRDAKEQLLTADGPEEHTISILGRGSSLIGNTISTRVTGDEARSLVVDGFFPNCGKDDRPQRNVVSGFQDIGLPYEADPSITKHVAAFLADHADKASAPTHLIFNGGVFRSKTLQQRMRQVVESWCPSAPTLLGTSDGLDNAVAVGATYYGWSKRCGGIRIRGGTARSYYIGIETAGLAIPGAPRPMRALCVAAQGMEEGSEAAVPGGEVGLVVGQSARFRFFSSSMRSDDTVGKTLDRWTPDELVEGQPIELTLTSESTSDPKGDERFVPVRFVSRVTELGMFELWCHASRSDDQWKMEFNTREGD; this is translated from the coding sequence ATGACGTCTCGCTTTACCGTTGGCATTGACCTAGGTACGACAAACTCGGTGATCGCGTATGCGCCGATTCCGGACTCGAGTAGCGTCAAGAAACAATATTCTGCACCAGAGCTTAGGCTGCTTCCGATTCCCCAATTGGTCGGCCCCGGTCAAATCGAGGCGAGAAATTCGCTGCCCTCGTTTTTGTACCTGCCGCGTGACGGCGAGATCGAGTCGTTGAAAACGCCATTGGTCCAGGATCCGTCGCAGGGCGTTGCCGGTCACTACGCGCGTCAGCAATCGGCCGAGAATCCGCAGCGCGTTGTTGTTGCGGCGAAGAGCTGGCTGTGCAACGGCCGAACGGGCAGCACCGAAGCTGTTCTGCCATGGCAATCGCCCGACGAAGTCACCAAGGTTTCGGCGAGTGACTGCACGCAGCGATTTTTGTCGCACTTGGTCGCGGCTTGGCACGACGCGCATCCCGACGCTCCGATCGCCGATCAACAGGTCGTTTTGACGGTCCCAGCGTCGTTCGATCCGGCCGCACGTGAACTGACGCGACAAGCCGCCGTCGCGGCCGGTTTGCCCGCGGACTTTGTCTTGTTGGAAGAGCCGCAAGCCGCCGTCTATCACTGGTTGGCCGATCACGCGGTCGATTGGCGAAAGCAAATGTCGGCAGGCGATGTGTTGCTGGTCGTCGACGTTGGCGGTGGGACGACGGACTTGACGCTGGTGAGCGTCGAGCAGAGCGACGGCGATTTGAACTTGCGCCGATTGGCCGTTGGAAACCACCTGTTGTTGGGCGGCGACAATATGGACTTGGCGCTCGCTCACCATGTTGCGACGAAACTGCAAACCGAAGGCCACGATCTTGACCCTTGGCAAAGCGTTTCGCTTTGGCACGCGTGTCGTGACGCGAAGGAGCAGTTGCTTACCGCGGACGGACCCGAAGAACATACGATTTCGATTTTGGGCCGTGGCAGTTCGCTGATCGGCAACACGATCTCCACTCGCGTGACCGGGGACGAGGCACGCAGCCTGGTTGTGGACGGCTTCTTTCCGAACTGTGGAAAGGACGATCGGCCCCAACGCAATGTTGTTTCGGGTTTCCAAGACATCGGGTTGCCGTACGAAGCCGATCCGTCGATCACGAAACACGTTGCCGCGTTCTTGGCGGACCATGCGGACAAGGCATCCGCGCCGACACATTTGATCTTCAACGGCGGCGTGTTCCGCAGCAAAACGTTACAGCAGCGGATGCGACAAGTCGTTGAGAGTTGGTGTCCGTCTGCACCCACGTTGTTGGGCACGTCGGACGGTCTGGACAATGCCGTCGCAGTCGGAGCAACTTATTACGGTTGGTCGAAACGGTGCGGCGGAATTCGCATCCGTGGTGGAACGGCCAGGTCCTACTACATCGGGATCGAAACGGCCGGATTGGCGATTCCCGGCGCCCCAAGACCGATGCGAGCTTTGTGCGTTGCGGCACAAGGGATGGAGGAAGGTTCCGAGGCGGCAGTGCCGGGCGGAGAAGTCGGATTGGTCGTTGGTCAGTCTGCACGCTTCCGCTTCTTTTCGTCTTCCATGCGTAGCGACGATACTGTCGGAAAGACGCTCGATCGATGGACGCCGGACGAGTTGGTCGAAGGCCAACCGATCGAGTTGACGTTGACCAGCGAATCGACCAGCGACCCCAAGGGGGACGAACGATTCGTCCCCGTGCGTTTCGTCAGCCGAGTCACCGAGTTGGGGATGTTTGAACTTTGGTGTCATGCGTCTCGTAGCGATGACCAATGGAAAATGGAATTCAATACCCGCGAGGGTGACTAA
- a CDS encoding DUF2760 domain-containing protein — protein MGLGIAIKAFTSALFDAQKSADIADLLAGKTAPPAIAPPTPVAQPAPAPAKPIRDSAVTLLATLQRESRLLDLLQEDLGKYSDAQVGAAARPCLEQSGGVLKRLFDIQPLVEAADGTNIDVASDSSPMRYQWVGESSGTSGKVIHHGWVATKVALPTWTGNENDANVIAPVQVQAN, from the coding sequence ATGGGACTTGGCATCGCCATCAAAGCCTTCACCTCAGCGCTGTTTGACGCTCAAAAGTCCGCTGACATTGCCGATTTGCTGGCCGGGAAAACGGCGCCACCTGCGATCGCCCCGCCCACGCCGGTCGCTCAACCCGCACCTGCCCCTGCGAAGCCCATCCGCGATTCGGCGGTCACGCTGCTGGCGACGTTGCAACGGGAATCACGCTTGCTGGATCTGCTGCAAGAAGACCTTGGCAAGTATTCCGACGCTCAGGTCGGTGCAGCCGCTCGTCCGTGTCTGGAACAGAGTGGTGGCGTTTTGAAACGACTGTTCGATATTCAACCCCTCGTCGAAGCCGCTGACGGAACCAACATTGACGTCGCGAGTGATTCGTCGCCGATGCGGTATCAATGGGTTGGCGAATCCAGCGGTACCTCGGGCAAAGTGATTCACCACGGCTGGGTGGCTACGAAAGTCGCGCTGCCGACTTGGACGGGAAACGAGAACGACGCTAACGTGATCGCGCCCGTGCAAGTTCAAGCGAACTAG
- a CDS encoding hsp70 family protein, whose product MTPSIILPKPHASPETNAPDETASRFVVGIDLGTTNCAMAFVDTEVSDWVVETFAITQWVDVGQLEARETLPSFHYEPPIAEDIDAKLPWEPSRDASRYHVGVTARDGGARHPGRRIASAKSWLSHDGVDRSADFLPWHGDADVTRLSPVDVSARYLLHLRSAWDHAHPDDPLNRQDVVITLPASFDEVARELTIQAAKQAGLRRVYLIEEPQAAFYAWIDRHRDDWTDRVSSGQLILVCDIGGGTTDLTLIRVKPAGDESDQIQFHRVAVGRHLILGGDNLDLAIAKLAESKLADSGLVNSLSSNQWDRLIGASRSVKETMLAESRPDAYTINLPGEGSSLLAGAVQTELTADDVDAVLLQGFFPDVDLSARPTQSQSGFQEFGLPYASDPGVTRHLAEFLSQHRRTGLEASDDQSADRPDLVLFNGGVMVSPRVRDRIVASMQRWFARDGESWRPDVLSSPRLDLAVAQGAAYYAMVRRGQGIRIAANLGRSYYMQVSDEDPSSGKPATAICLIPGSAEPGQRFRDDRHPLELQTGAPAQFPLWVSSTRLADNVGDLVDIDRLQMSALPPICTALVRGRRRDELQMNVVIESELSEIGTVGMFCVDVDSGKRWKLDFDIRSTLETDRAAHDGVGESAGIVDTETIGQCANAISATFGDSAETKPNRIVDQLQKLTETNRNGWPPSLLREFWQFLMDDEPGRRKSPQHESRWINLVGFCLRPGYGVAVDDWRVATTWRLLHGRLAFAAAQSRTESLILWRRIAGGLTAGQQQQLAAPLLASLQGKSGKLDTHESVEIWRLLGSLERLPVVDKIRLGDIAIEALPRKKNESLRPALLWSIGRLGSRQPVYGPLNTTVPADKVQSWIASLMTVQIAEPLLPLTIAQLGRMTGDRYRDVPETLRSDAAEFLESSDSSAHLVQLLRDGGSFSRDEEAAVFGDSLPLGIRLVRG is encoded by the coding sequence TTGACACCGTCGATTATCTTGCCCAAACCGCACGCCTCGCCTGAAACCAACGCACCCGACGAAACGGCCTCGCGGTTCGTCGTCGGGATCGATCTTGGCACGACGAATTGCGCCATGGCTTTTGTGGATACTGAAGTATCCGATTGGGTCGTCGAAACCTTTGCGATCACTCAATGGGTCGACGTCGGCCAACTGGAAGCTCGCGAAACACTGCCGTCGTTTCACTACGAGCCGCCGATCGCGGAAGATATCGACGCGAAGTTGCCTTGGGAACCAAGCCGCGATGCATCTCGTTACCATGTTGGCGTGACTGCCCGAGACGGGGGCGCACGTCATCCGGGGCGGCGCATCGCTTCGGCCAAAAGTTGGCTGTCACATGACGGTGTTGATCGCTCGGCCGATTTCCTGCCGTGGCACGGCGACGCCGATGTGACTCGATTGTCACCGGTCGACGTTTCCGCACGCTACCTTTTGCATCTGCGTTCGGCCTGGGATCACGCGCACCCCGACGATCCACTCAATCGTCAAGACGTGGTGATCACGTTGCCTGCGTCGTTCGACGAGGTCGCTCGCGAGCTGACGATCCAGGCGGCCAAGCAAGCGGGACTGCGACGGGTCTATCTGATCGAAGAACCCCAAGCCGCATTCTATGCGTGGATTGATCGACATCGCGACGATTGGACCGATCGAGTCAGTTCGGGCCAGCTGATTCTGGTTTGTGACATCGGTGGCGGTACGACCGACTTGACCCTGATCCGAGTCAAGCCGGCGGGCGATGAAAGCGATCAAATCCAGTTTCACCGAGTCGCGGTCGGACGCCACCTGATTCTAGGCGGCGACAACTTGGATCTGGCTATCGCGAAGTTGGCTGAGTCAAAGTTGGCGGATTCGGGATTGGTTAATTCGCTTTCGTCGAACCAATGGGATCGCTTGATCGGCGCTTCGCGAAGCGTCAAAGAAACCATGCTGGCTGAATCTCGGCCCGACGCCTACACCATCAACCTGCCCGGCGAAGGGTCAAGCTTGCTTGCCGGTGCGGTCCAAACCGAATTGACCGCTGACGATGTCGACGCGGTCCTACTGCAAGGGTTCTTTCCGGATGTCGACTTGAGTGCTCGTCCGACACAAAGTCAAAGCGGGTTTCAAGAGTTCGGACTTCCGTACGCGTCCGACCCGGGCGTCACGCGGCATCTGGCCGAATTCCTGTCGCAGCACCGTCGCACCGGGCTGGAAGCATCCGATGATCAATCGGCTGATCGTCCTGATTTGGTTCTGTTCAACGGTGGTGTGATGGTGTCGCCGCGAGTGCGTGACCGGATCGTCGCATCCATGCAGCGATGGTTTGCACGCGACGGCGAATCATGGCGTCCCGATGTTCTTTCGTCCCCTCGACTCGATTTAGCGGTTGCCCAAGGCGCCGCCTACTATGCGATGGTTCGCCGTGGACAGGGGATCCGGATTGCCGCCAACCTAGGCCGATCGTATTACATGCAAGTCAGCGACGAGGATCCTTCGTCGGGAAAGCCCGCAACAGCGATCTGCTTGATCCCCGGCAGCGCCGAGCCTGGGCAACGATTTCGCGACGACCGGCATCCCCTGGAGCTACAAACCGGAGCACCGGCGCAGTTTCCGTTGTGGGTCAGCAGCACACGGTTGGCCGACAACGTAGGCGATCTCGTCGACATCGATCGTTTGCAGATGTCGGCGCTGCCTCCGATCTGTACCGCGCTGGTTCGAGGTCGGCGGCGGGACGAGTTGCAGATGAATGTGGTCATCGAGTCGGAGTTGTCCGAGATCGGTACCGTCGGTATGTTCTGCGTCGACGTCGATTCAGGAAAACGGTGGAAGCTAGATTTCGATATCCGCAGCACACTGGAAACCGACCGCGCCGCTCACGATGGCGTCGGTGAATCGGCGGGTATCGTCGATACAGAAACGATCGGGCAATGCGCAAATGCGATTTCCGCGACGTTCGGTGATAGCGCGGAAACAAAGCCCAACCGGATCGTCGACCAGCTACAGAAGCTGACCGAAACGAATCGCAACGGTTGGCCGCCGTCGCTATTGCGCGAGTTCTGGCAATTCCTGATGGACGATGAACCGGGGCGGCGAAAATCGCCGCAACACGAATCGCGATGGATCAATCTTGTCGGTTTCTGCTTACGTCCCGGATACGGCGTCGCCGTTGACGATTGGCGTGTCGCGACGACCTGGCGATTGCTGCACGGACGACTCGCTTTTGCGGCGGCTCAGTCACGGACGGAGTCTTTGATCCTTTGGCGACGGATCGCAGGCGGATTGACCGCGGGCCAGCAACAGCAGTTGGCGGCACCGCTGTTGGCCAGTTTGCAGGGTAAATCAGGCAAACTGGATACGCATGAGTCGGTCGAGATCTGGCGATTGCTCGGGTCGCTCGAACGTTTGCCAGTGGTGGACAAGATCCGACTGGGCGACATAGCGATCGAAGCGCTACCACGCAAGAAAAACGAAAGCCTGCGACCGGCACTGCTTTGGTCGATCGGCCGGCTCGGCAGCCGACAACCGGTCTATGGGCCGCTCAACACGACCGTGCCGGCCGACAAGGTCCAGTCGTGGATCGCGTCACTGATGACTGTCCAAATCGCAGAACCTCTGTTGCCGCTGACGATTGCACAACTGGGTCGCATGACGGGCGATCGCTATCGAGACGTTCCCGAGACGCTGCGCAGCGATGCAGCCGAGTTTCTTGAATCCAGCGATTCTTCGGCGCACTTGGTACAGTTGCTTCGTGACGGAGGATCATTTAGCCGCGACGAAGAAGCCGCCGTCTTTGGCGACTCGCTGCCACTGGGCATTCGATTGGTCCGCGGATGA